Within the Paracoccus everestensis genome, the region CAGCCTCCAGGAAGCGCAGCTGAACCTGGGCTATACCGACGTGACCGCCCCAATCGACGGCGTCGTCGGGCGCGCCCTGGTGACCGAAGGTGCCCTGGTCACCGCGCAGACCGACATCCTGGCCACGATCCAGCAGCTTGACCCGGTCTATGTGGACGTGACCCAGTCATCCGCGCAATTGTTCGCCCTGCAACGCGCACGGGCAGCCGGAGAGCTGATGATGACCGCGCCCGACGAGGCGCAGGTCCAGCTGTTCTTCGATGACGGGTCGGCATACCCGCATATGGGCAAGTTGCTTTTTTCGGAAGCCAGCGTCGACAGCTCGACGGGGCAGATCACGCTGCGGGCCGAGTTCCCCAATGCGGACGGGATGCTGTTGCCGGGCCTTTATGTCCGTGCGCGGCTTGAACAGGCTGTCCGCGAAAACGCGCTCAGCATCCCGCAGATGGCGGTTCAGCGCGATACCAGCGGCCAGGCCTTTGTTTACGTCCTGAAGGGCGAGGATACCGTTGAACGCCGGGACGTGTCCCTGGGCCTGACCTTCAAGAACGAATGGTTGGTCGAAGATGGCCTGCAGCCCGGAGACCGCGTTGTCATCGAAGGGGCGCAGAAGCTGTACCCGGATGCGAAGGTCGTCGCGGAACTCGTCAATGCAAAACCCGAGGCAGCCGCCACGCAATCCGCCCGGCCTGCCGCGCAGACCGCCGATCACAAGGGCTGAGAACGCAGCATGGCACAGTTCTTCATTCTTCGCCCGGTCCTGGCCTGGGTGATCTCGATCTTTATTGTCATCGCCGGGCTGATTGCCCTGCCCCAGATGCCGATCGCCCAATATCCCCAGGTCGCGCCCCCGCAAATCCAGATCTCGACCTTCTATACCGGCGCCTCGCCCAACGAGATGTACCAGTCCGTCGCCCAGCCCATCGAGGAGGAGCTGAACGGTATCCAAGGCATCCAGTACTTTGAATCGACTTCGGACGTGTCCGGCGCGATCTCGATCACGGCGACCTTTGAACCGGGGACGGATGTCGGCACGGCGCAGGTGGATATTCAGAATGCCGTAAGCCGGGTCGAACCCGTGCTGCCGCAGACGGTCGTCGACCAGGGCGTCACCGTCGAGGAGGCCGGAGCAGGCTTTCTGATGATGGTCTCTTTGACGTCGTCGGATGGGTCGATGAACGATGTGGCGCTTGGCGATTACATCAACCGCAACGTCGTGGGCGAAATCCGCCGCATCGACGGCGTCGGTCGCGCCCAGGTCTTTGCATCCGAGGAAGCGCTGCGGATCTGGATCGATCCCGACAAGCTGACCGGCCTCAACCTGTCACCCGCTGACGTGTCGGCAGCGATCCGCGCGCAGAATGCCCAGGTGGCGGCAGGCCAGATCGGCGCGGACCCGAACCCGGTGAACCAGCAACTGACAGCGACCGTCCTGGTCAGGGGTCAGCTGACCCAACCCGAAGAATTCGGCAATATCGTGCTGCGCGCCAACCCGGACGGATCGACCGTGCGGCTTCGCGACGTGGCCGAGATCGAGGTCGGCGCCGACACCTACAACTTCGCCTCGCGCCTGAACGGCCAGCCGACGGCTGCGGTGGGGATCCAGCTGTCCTCTACCGGCAACGCGCTTGCCACGTCCGAGGCTGTGCGACACACGATGGAGGAACTGTCGGGCTTTTTCCCCGAGGGCATCGAATATGCGATCCCCTATGACACGGCGCCTTTCGTGGAAAAATCCATCGAGAAGGTGATCCACACCCTGATCGAGGCCGTGATCCTGGTCTTCGTGGTGATGTTCCTGTTCCTGCAGAACTTCCGCTATACGCTCATCCCGACGATCGTCGTGCCGATTGCACTGGCAGGCACCATTGCGGTCATGCTCGTGGCGGGCTTCTCGATCAACGTGCTGACGATGTTCGCGATGGTGCTGGCTATCGGCATCCTGGTGGACGACGCCATCGTCGTCATCGAAAACGTCGAGCGGATCATGGCGACCGAAGGGTTGCCGCCCAAGGAGGCCACGCAAAAGGCCATGGGCGAAATCTCGGGCGCGATCATCGGCATCACGCTGGTGCTGGCGGCCGTGTTCATCCCGATGGCCTTCTTCCCCGGATCGACCGGCATCATCTATCGCCAGTTCGCGCTGACGATGGTGGTATCCATTCTGTTC harbors:
- a CDS encoding efflux RND transporter periplasmic adaptor subunit; this translates as MHRSRVLTGLLVALLAQPVALRASAQDMPPTPVSVLTMTPQPLPVVNELPGRVAATRTAEVRPRVGGIVVERIFTQGSVVKAGDVLYKIDPAPYAVRVASAEATLARAEATRQNAQDQLARTEALRERRVTAGVDLENATTTLAQADADVAIANASLQEAQLNLGYTDVTAPIDGVVGRALVTEGALVTAQTDILATIQQLDPVYVDVTQSSAQLFALQRARAAGELMMTAPDEAQVQLFFDDGSAYPHMGKLLFSEASVDSSTGQITLRAEFPNADGMLLPGLYVRARLEQAVRENALSIPQMAVQRDTSGQAFVYVLKGEDTVERRDVSLGLTFKNEWLVEDGLQPGDRVVIEGAQKLYPDAKVVAELVNAKPEAAATQSARPAAQTADHKG